The Mesorhizobium sp. M1D.F.Ca.ET.043.01.1.1 genome contains a region encoding:
- a CDS encoding ParB/RepB/Spo0J family partition protein: MSEDQSRKRLGRGLAALIGEIDRPAAPEKPSAVAADGKVPIEFVSPNPKNPRRHFGDAELTDLAQSIREHGVVQPVVARPSPSSPGRYEIIAGERRWRAAQRAGLTEIPLIVRDVNDRTALELAIIENVQRADLNPVEEAQGYQQLIDEHGYTQADLGQVIGKSRSHVANTLRLLKLPNVIRDMLVDGDLSAGHARTLVTAEDPAGLAKRIVKEGLSVRQAEALAQMPAGPTPAKVKSAASAPEKDPDTLALEKLMTDTIGMIVSVEHKGKGGTLRVSYRTLDQLDELCRRLKDER, from the coding sequence ATGAGCGAAGACCAATCGAGAAAAAGACTGGGCCGCGGCCTCGCGGCGCTGATCGGCGAGATCGACCGTCCGGCGGCGCCGGAAAAGCCGAGCGCGGTGGCCGCGGACGGCAAGGTGCCGATCGAGTTCGTCAGCCCGAATCCAAAGAACCCGCGCCGGCATTTCGGCGACGCCGAGCTTACCGATCTCGCGCAGTCGATCCGCGAGCATGGCGTGGTGCAGCCGGTGGTGGCGCGGCCCTCGCCCTCATCTCCCGGCCGCTACGAGATCATCGCCGGCGAGCGGCGCTGGCGGGCGGCGCAGCGCGCCGGCCTGACCGAGATTCCGCTCATCGTGCGCGACGTCAACGACCGCACGGCGCTGGAACTGGCGATCATCGAGAACGTGCAGCGCGCCGACCTCAACCCGGTCGAGGAAGCGCAAGGCTACCAGCAACTGATCGACGAGCACGGCTACACCCAGGCCGATCTCGGCCAGGTGATCGGCAAGAGCCGCAGCCATGTCGCCAACACGCTGCGTCTTTTGAAGCTCCCCAATGTCATCCGCGACATGCTGGTCGATGGCGATTTGTCGGCCGGCCATGCCCGCACGCTGGTCACAGCCGAGGATCCGGCCGGCCTTGCCAAGCGCATCGTCAAGGAGGGGCTTTCGGTGCGCCAGGCCGAGGCGCTGGCGCAGATGCCCGCAGGGCCGACGCCCGCCAAGGTGAAGTCCGCGGCGAGCGCGCCGGAGAAGGACCCCGACACGCTGGCGCTGGAGAAGCTGATGACCGACACGATCGGCATGATCGTGTCGGTCGAGCACAAGGGCAAAGGCGGCACGCTGCGGGTCAGCTATCGCACGCTGGACCAGCTCGACGAGCTGTGCCGGCGCCTGAAGGACGAGCGGTAA
- a CDS encoding DUF1326 domain-containing protein, whose protein sequence is MAVSWQLSGSYFENCSCDVVCPCLLSTNAQLTSKPTKGVCDVGLVFHIDKGNFGDVRLDGLSVAMVAHTPGPMADGNWTAAAYIDERADDRQTEALGAIFTGAAGGPMALLAPMIGTNLGAKKVPISYRIDGKKRSAEIAGVLKMAVEPLPTMREDGQMWAATGHPINPDWLALAMGAEVSTFSDHGMSWDNSRRNGHYAPINWSGQQ, encoded by the coding sequence ATGGCGGTCAGCTGGCAATTGTCTGGAAGTTACTTCGAAAATTGTAGCTGCGATGTCGTATGTCCTTGCCTGCTGTCCACCAATGCGCAGCTGACATCGAAGCCGACGAAAGGCGTTTGCGACGTCGGCCTGGTCTTTCACATCGACAAGGGCAATTTCGGCGACGTTCGATTGGATGGCCTCAGCGTCGCGATGGTTGCCCACACGCCGGGTCCGATGGCGGACGGCAATTGGACGGCTGCCGCCTATATCGACGAACGCGCCGATGACAGGCAAACGGAGGCGCTGGGCGCGATCTTCACCGGCGCCGCGGGCGGTCCGATGGCCTTGCTGGCACCCATGATCGGCACCAATCTCGGAGCCAAGAAGGTTCCGATAAGCTACCGGATAGACGGCAAGAAGCGGTCGGCGGAGATTGCGGGCGTCCTGAAGATGGCGGTCGAACCGCTGCCGACAATGCGCGAGGACGGGCAGATGTGGGCGGCCACCGGCCATCCGATCAATCCCGACTGGCTGGCTCTGGCGATGGGGGCGGAGGTCAGCACGTTCAGCGACCATGGCATGAGTTGGGACAATTCGCGCCGGAACGGACATTACGCGCCGATCAATTGGTCCGGCCAGCAATAG
- a CDS encoding DUF2182 domain-containing protein, whose protein sequence is MALTLQRNIVLALLIAIAAAAWTLLIWRQIGNDADMRMGMYSPTMGMTAPLFLAAWMIMMVAMMFPTAAPMILTFHQVQAGKQGRGETFVSTWVFVAGYLLVWGLTGLLAFAGAAGAEMLAEHVDCPRRRRRASAACC, encoded by the coding sequence ATGGCGTTGACGCTGCAGCGAAACATCGTTCTCGCGCTGCTGATCGCTATCGCGGCGGCGGCGTGGACCTTGCTCATCTGGCGGCAGATCGGCAACGACGCGGACATGCGCATGGGCATGTACTCACCCACCATGGGCATGACGGCGCCGCTGTTTCTCGCCGCCTGGATGATCATGATGGTCGCGATGATGTTTCCAACGGCCGCGCCGATGATCCTGACGTTTCACCAGGTCCAGGCCGGCAAGCAGGGCCGCGGCGAAACCTTTGTCTCGACCTGGGTGTTCGTGGCGGGCTACCTGCTGGTTTGGGGGCTGACGGGCCTTCTCGCCTTTGCCGGCGCGGCGGGCGCTGAGATGCTCGCCGAGCATGTGGATTGTCCGCGGCGGCGGCGGCGCGCATCGGCGGCGTGCTGTTGA
- a CDS encoding DUF2182 domain-containing protein, which yields MSAAAAARIGGVLLMMAGAYQLSPLKDLCLAKCRTPIGFILTSWRDGQWGAVRMGLEHGLFCLGCCWLLFLALFPLGIMNLAAMAVVTLLVFAEKTLASGERIAKLSGVALLLYGAAALVFPQALPTFQPADAMMMN from the coding sequence TTGTCCGCGGCGGCGGCGGCGCGCATCGGCGGCGTGCTGTTGATGATGGCGGGCGCCTATCAGCTCTCCCCGCTGAAAGATCTGTGCCTCGCCAAATGCCGGACGCCGATCGGCTTCATCCTGACCTCATGGCGTGATGGTCAGTGGGGCGCGGTGCGCATGGGCCTGGAACATGGCCTCTTTTGCCTGGGCTGCTGCTGGCTGTTGTTCCTTGCTCTCTTTCCTCTCGGGATCATGAACCTCGCCGCCATGGCCGTGGTCACCTTGCTGGTTTTCGCGGAAAAGACCCTCGCGTCAGGAGAGCGGATAGCGAAGCTGTCGGGTGTCGCTCTGCTTCTCTACGGCGCGGCGGCACTGGTCTTTCCACAAGCGCTGCCAACCTTCCAGCCGGCGGACGCCATGATGATGAACTGA